Proteins encoded within one genomic window of Capsicum annuum cultivar UCD-10X-F1 unplaced genomic scaffold, UCD10Xv1.1 ctg83241, whole genome shotgun sequence:
- the LOC124895606 gene encoding HVA22-like protein k, giving the protein MAGMAMFTSNLSSEIGLKLLLSPLNTNVVVRTACCSVGIVLPVYSTFKAIEMGDQNEQRKWLLYWAVYGSFSIVEAFTDKFLYWFPLYYHVKLAFLVWLQLPSAEGAKQLYTNHLRPFLMRHQARLDHILELFHGELAKFISAHQTEIQYAKVLLGKTLLSVGNILQQPAQGRVVGTIEGPAEQVETSESEDES; this is encoded by the exons ATTGGGTTGAAATTGCTTCTTAGCCCGCTTAATACTAATGTTGTTGTCCGCACTGCATG TTGTTCTGTAGGgattgttttgcctgtttattCTACCTTCAAAGCAATTGAGATGGGTGACCAAAATGAGCAACGTAAATGGCTTTTGTACTGGGCAG TATATGGATCTTTCAGTATAGTTGAAGCATTCACAGATAAATTTCTCTACTG GTTCCCACTTTACTATCATGTGAAGCTCGCATTTCTTGTTTGGCTTCAACTTCCATCTGCTGAG GGTGCTAAGCAGTTGTACACTAACCATCTGCGCCCTTTCCTCATGAGACATCAAGCAAGACTGGATCATATTTTGGAGTTATTCCATGGAGAATTG GCTAAATTTATCAGCGCTCACCAAACAGAAATCCAGTATGCAAAGGTGCTTCTTGGCAAAACTCTATTATCAG ttgggAATATTCTTCAGCAACCTGCGCAAGGACGAGTTGTTGGTACAATTGAAGGGCCAGCAGAGCAAGTAGAGACTTCAGAGTCGGAAGATGAGTCATGA